The genomic region ACTAGCGAATACTCGCTTATGGAATATTGTtgagagggagagaaggagatcattcaattttcttttcaacgagtaaaaaatattttttcatcgcaAAAATGTGAATGCGGGCCTGACGGAACAGTTGACATGACATATCTTGTGTACATATTAGGCGCCATAGTTGTAATTAGACATTATACTTGTACGATATGAAATATACTTGTATACGCAAAAAAAAAGCGCTGTCGTGCCAACGTATCGACGGCGTACGTTTTCTTTGATTGTTACATGCGTCCTGTATATATTACTTCGCGTAACGCTCGGCAAGAAATGCAATCAAGATTACATTATATCCtggaatattattatgatgattattattatatagcaatatatatatatatatatatatgtgtatatatatatatatatatgtgtatatatatatatatatatatatatatatatattgctacctacacacacacaccataCACCCACAAACACACAACACCAcgatcgtcgtcgtcgtcgtcgtcgtatgattaggtatgtatatttttaaattaagagtTCAGTcgtaatgatattattatagcgAACGAGATGTGATGTTATGTAAGTACGTGTAACGTTGTATATAcgagaaaaagaattgaaatgcatatataaaatggtttAACTGCTATACAATCCTCGCTATCTAATTATAACATCCTTGCGAGAACGACCATGCCGACACTGGTTGCGTGGGAAGAGCCCGGAATTACGTCTATTACCGCAAGaacaattagtaataatttcaGCATTAACTTAATAATAGGTAGCGATTCATTTCGTGATACATGGATAATTATCAatcttaatgatttttttatgctcGCGTATCTCGAGTTTCATCGCGTATCGATTGCAATCAATTTGAgtgaaagcaatttttttatcacaaaaatttttccttaaaatgaaaaaaaaaaaaaaaaaaaaaatttaagaaaatgcaAATCACGAGATTAATAACCGATTAATAATTTGGATTCTgtgtaaagtaattttttgttgctacatatattttgtagcaCGCGTGTCAGTTTGTTCtgtttacaaaagaaaattccTTATAATATATCCAATGTTTCACTTAACTTTACTGTTCGATTATTTAAACTATCTTTTATTAGTCTtgtgaaaaacaaaatttgataagaaaatagtcaaaaaatttttttatattaaaataatacatttagtAACTTCTTTCTCAAGAGATGAAagtttcttaatataaaatcacataTAATTCTCATTACATAAACCGATTCTCATTCAGGTAAGATTATTAAGAAATCGAGATTTGACgagataatttatacaatttacattCTCATGTtccgatatataatatataatatataaagtgtctcgtaaagtacatacatatctaCCTTTCGAAAAAATAGTAGGATCGGTTGACGAGACCTTATTTTGTTCACAGGTGCAGTTAAGTCGCACCTGGAACGCACAtttgctttctttttaaagatgCAATTATACGCTTTCCTTACGTCAATCTCATTATTTGTACAATGTCACTCGTACACATTTTACGGCAAATACCCGGAACGAGGTACAACGTTTCATTTTCCTCGACGAGATCGGAACACACTTGTGCAAATTGCCTCATTTAAGAAATACGTAGAAAGTATCGCGACGAGTTATCGTGTAACGAGAACTCATTACTCCGTGTCAGGCGTGTAATGCCTACATCTTCTTTGAAAGCTTGATTTCCGTCATTTCAGTCCTCAAACGACTACCTTGTCGCATACGATCGCAGCATTTTGATCTTTCGCATCCGTCAGTTTTCCgtccctttttttctctctctctctctctctccctctttatttctctcttttttagtCGCACCTCTTTCCCCTCCCTCAAAGATGCGACTCCTTTTTCTCTGATCGCCTTAATCGGCGTCTTTTCTCGTGGAATATTATCCCGCTTTACCTAGAGTTCCCTGTGTACCGGATGTGGCTGCGTTTACTGCCTATAATTGCAGAGAAGATGCGGCGGGCCGTCCCGCCCAATTATTTGGGGACAAACGAAGGTACAACAGGAACCAAGGTCCTGGATCACCACCAAGTATCTGCGTTTTTGATACCTGCGTTTCCGATCTGAATCGTGCTATCTGCGTTCTAGGATGCATGTATTCGCGCGAatgaattaaagatttaatattttagaaatatatatatatatatatatatatatatatatatatatatatatcttctggaaaaaaaaacgtaactTCACTTGTCAAACGATATTACAAGTAATGTATTGTTATccaagaaatataatagtatactgaaaaaaaaaaaattgagatcacattactttatataacgacaaaaattaaaatgcatagATTCAGAACGATTATATTCACTGAAAACTAATCGCTCACTCAATGACTCAGATCGAGCCTACATGTTCCCTAAAGAGTATATTTGACGGAAGTATAGCATGTATTTCCGACATTTAGCGCGAAGAGCTGGCAAGTAAAGCGTTTCCGACAGGTACCGGGCCGAGCGGCGCATCATCGGCGCCCTGTAATCTTGTCCCACAAAAGCGAGGATCTTTACCTGTGGTATTTCTAGTTTTTAACGTAGATGCTTCGCCGACAGGGGGAAAGCGAGAGGAGATGACCAATTATACGAGGCTCCTGAGTATCAAGACGTCCGAGGTGGCTCTGTCGAATCTCGCGGCCGAAACGCCAACGACGAGTCGTTGACCTCAACGTGAAGAAGCCCGGAAAAAAGCcggagagaataaaaaaaaatctcggctaaactttaaaaaattcaggaattcaaaaacatatatattgatatatttataaaaaaatatacgtatacttGCATGACGAAGCTGCGATGACGCGAGGCGCACCTTCCTCACGTACTATTATGTAATGACGTTAAAACAAGTGCTCGAAGTAATTTTCATACCTCTCTTTCCTCCgcaaaaatctcgaaaaaatacacctttctctctctctctctctctctctctctctctctcgtcttaAATTAACTCGCGCGTTCAAGCAGGTAATGTTTTCCAACTAAACACGTCTTCATCGTTTAGCGTTTCCTTAAGCTAACGAAGTGTATTCAGCGTCTCCCGTCAATGGAACGTGTAAATAATAGcgtttttcgagaaaattgtGATCCTCGTGTAATCTCGCGAGTCACGCATAAATCGACGCggaattatgcaaattattgaTGTCGTTTACTACTCTCGTTGCCCTCCCCGAGACCGGATCGGCGCGCACACCCCCTGGAAATTAATCTACGCTTTCATGCACGCTCTCTCGGCACGCACGCGCCACCCCTCGGCATTACTTCGCTGTCGTGGCTgtcgggagagagagagagagagagaggggggggggagggaagaAAGGAGAGGGACGAGGGCGACGAAAAATAACACGAATTAAAAACTAATCCAAATATCTCTCCCCTGTCcgaatatatgcatatataacaattatttctcCCTTCCATTCTTTATTCTTTGAgctaatatatacttttacataGAGATCCTTACGATATTTCAATACctgtatttcaataaatatcgtAGATAGCAAATAGCGCGATACATATGAATTTATTCATCGCGTTTAATTGGAGAACGAGTTTATATTGCACTCTCGTTAATTTCCTGGGAGCGCGTAATATTATCCGCTTTGTCGAGCTATCTGATTTCGAGCACGCTGCGCGATATCGTGGGAACGAGAGACCTCATCTTGAGAGACTCGTTAATAACACGTCCAACTCATCGCACAATCGGGTGTACGTCGGGATAAAACTTTCAACGAGATCACTCGGAGGAGAACAATAAAACGAGTCCATAGAGAATATAGAAGCGATGTTAATAACATCGTTCTCCGTTTGATCGCCATTCTTGAATACCGTACCGTATGGTACGTATCCACGCATTGCAAAgccaatacatatatatatatatatatatatacgtgtgcaTACGTACGTGTCTGCGTGCAtgcatgcgcgcgcgcgtaacACACACGCATGACACGCGGGGAGCGCGTTTATAAAATCATGAGCGGCGCGTTGCCATATTTACACGAAGcgtagaaaatttattgtgaTTGCGCTTCgcaaaagagaagaagagagagagagagagagagagagagagagggagggggagcACTAGGTTTTTTTTCTCACCGCCACACAGCCGAATGGCGGCTCAATTTCGCGATGGCAACGAGTCGCGCTTATGGAAATTGATAGTttcgatgaaaaataaatccgCGAATGCGACGCGCGCCCATCGAACATCCGGAGATATTTCCGGAATTATTGCGCACGAAATAGCGACAATTACATCCATGACTTTCAGATAACTTTGTAGACAAAAATTCATCGGAATTTTCAAacgaatctattttttttttttttttttttttttatccaataaagatatttttttgttatcccaagattaaaaaaaaaaaaaaaaaagaaaaaatcttttatacgcAATAATGCGTTGTTCCGAGAAAgatacacggtaaaaaatttttgtgttaaatttaacacatttctcgtgtcccaatttatccactctaattttaatgttaatttaacagaaggcaaacacaaataatatgtaaaaaattaacagaaaaatttctacacCAGAAAATTTCAGCAAAAagacaaaatgttttttaccgtgtagaAATGTTGCCGGTGATCTTCCGGGGAAGGAAGTATACTCCGATTCTTCCGTTTCGGAGAACACCCAGTTGGGTGGCATCATCGGACGCAGGAGGCCGATCAATTTTCGTGGCCGTTAAGTGCCTCGTGAGCGTTTCCTAAAACACAGTGTGTCGAGAGGCACCGTTCATTTCCTGCCCCGTAAAACGGGTCCCTCCGCAACTATCTAGCGTAGTCTCTCTATTTCCGATCGTTTGCGGTTTCGCTGCGACGGCAACAACCGAGTATAGAGCCGTGTTAAAATCgaaatcactttttttttttcgactaGACACCGCCAGACGGACGGCGATCGCGTCTATTTTTTCTCGGATCATCGATGACACCGAGAGCGAATAATGATGTTCGCGTTTACGAAGCGGGCGATCTGCCCGATTTTAACAAAGggaagaggagaaaaagaaaaagaaaataaaataaagcataatAAATTGAGCAaggaatattttgttaaagctTAAAGGAATAATTTGGGTAATAAAACGAGCAAATATTATCGTTATGTCGAGGAAATGAACGATCCGCTTGGAAGCCCAATACGGCGAACGTTAACGTGTCTTCTCGCGAGAGAAGGGTGGAGGAGGCACGAGCGAAAGTAATAAAAGCAACGAGCGAGCGTGACGTGCCCGAGACGGAAATTGTACTTGTCAAACGCTTTTCCGTCGTTCCGCGCTTTTTCGTTTTCAACTACGTGGAGCGCTGGAACTACGCGCTCCCTTGTCGCGCGACAAACGACAGGCGACAGACGACAGCACGAAAAAGGCGACAGCCGCTCCTGATCCGGTAGCGAGGCGACCATTTAGGATGATTGCCcgattttatgtatttatacccGGGAAGAGCCGTCGGATCGCTTTTCACCGCGCCGacgtttctctctccctctctctctctcttctctatcGTTAATAGAAATTCGTTCCGCAGCTTGTATCTGTGCGGAAAAGAACGGTGTGTTTTTAACTTTGCGGACGGGTGAAaaacttcaaaaaaaaaaaaaaaaaacaaaaacaaaaaaaaagaacaagtgTAATAAGGTAACAACCCTCGATGGAATTTCGAGCAACGATTACAATTTTCACGACGTGTTTCCGTAGCTTCGAACGTGTCTTGTGTATTTAAAGGAGAATGATGATTTTTTGATCTTTCGTTTCAAATTATAACATCGCTCTGCTTTTAGAGAAAAGAGAGCCagctttatttcaattatgtataaactctaatatgtatatatatatatatatatatatatgacatatattatatatggatatatgttaaaatatttgcgaGGGACAACACAGAAATGGATCGTACATCATTCATGTTATGACTCGTATATTTAACGAGGTTCCATCAAGTTTTACATTATTCCTCGACAGCTTGTATATTTCGCGATCGACGCTATTTTACGAGACCGTACAAGTTGCCGGCCATCTGGCTTTATCGCCGCAAAATATACGAACGTATAATTTTGCGATGCTTATTTAATGTATCGCGATGATCATTTCAAGAGACATTTTGTTAGATCGGGAAAAACCGcgaattaatgtatattaatataaatacaggaattaatatatatttctatatattggtttttttttaacagattatctttaacaaaaaaaaaaaaaaaaaaaaaaaaaaatcttaaagatGCAATTTATTCTATTCGATTTGTGCTAACTAAATTTGTTATCGTACAAAAGTGGTCTGTGTCGGGAAACGATTCGATTATCGCGATCTCTCATCGTGATCGCCAAGATTTTTGATGCAAAGTACTCGCTCGGAGAATACGATGGTTGTTGGTCGGTCGTTTCCCGCGGGTATATCGAGACAAATGGGAAAATGGCCGGAGCAGACGACACGTGCGCGAGTGTGTGCTCACCCCGTGATGACTGACTTGGACGGAGACACCGGGTATAACACGAGAGGACCGCGCGATATCGTCAGaacgttttaatatttaatgcgaTTAAACTCGTCTCGTTCCCGTCCCCACCCCCCTCCCCAACGTCCGTAATTGGTTTCTGATTAACAGCTAAGTTTTAAGTGCATTAGCCGTGTGCAATAGTTACGTATACACTCTCCGGCATCGTCGAGCAATAATCTTGAGTGCCGCGAAGAGATCGTCGTATCGACATCggtcctatatatatatataatcgaaacTATATAAAACTGTAGCGATTATCACGACGTAGGTATGTCTCTGAAATTGACGAGGTCTCTGTATTTCCGAAACGACAAGACGTTGATTTGCACGTTTTCGTAGAAACAAACTGCTATCCTAATAGAAATCGTGAGGTTCgatcaaaaattaatctgtTATGTTTTCGCTCAAACGATCCTTATCGCCAGCATCGGATACTCTCGAAACGGCGGGTGCTGTATCGCAGCGGGAGATAAGTTGTCCGTAGGGATAATCCACAGACTCAGCGGGTGTCTCTATTCGGCACGGTTTCACTCCATCTTCCGTTGACAGACAAAATCCCCCCGTGTCGAGTACCCATCGCGGACGATCGTCCGCGATCTATTCTATCCGACCGACTGTCCAATTAAGAGGGCGAAACTTAATTAGCCGTCACCGACCGAGTGAGACTCGGCAAACTCGACGAAGAAACGCGCGACAGcgtatgaattttatttcaacaccTTTCCACGATTTGTTCAGTCgtgtagggtaaactcggcTAAGATGGTCATAGGTTTTTAAAacgcaaaaaacatacttttatttttgttattttttaataatgtttgacgTATTATTTtccctgaagcttaaattacgtaatattatcgaaattaacaagaaaatatttaatagaaattttatattatcaaagtagtacaacataagcatcgGCCACCTTAcctaatttttgagaaaaagatgagcatagtgacggaaagatggtcataatatttataaaaaaatagtgcaaataaaaataaaaattatattaagtcatataacaatttacatatctttataatatgtttaacgtcgattacgatagcctaactgtaatttattcgacgttataacagtttttattggacaaatgaaaaactttgcaggtagagtcaaaagtaaaaatatgatataagattcacaatatcgttatttcgaacaatgcaTGCACATATTATCtttgactaaaaaagcgcactatgtagcgaattgaaaaaattacagcctatggccatcttttccatcattgccatcataccctagtttactctatatttcttttttcccttATATATTCCTTCGATAAGGATATGAAATTTCGCAACATTGATAAGGTTTTTTGACAGTATTGGTGACtacgaataattatttcagagCACAGATTTTTACGATCATTATAATaggtaatttattttcatttgacTAAAACTACGCGTCTAAATTTACACGCAGAGTACGTCTTTGTTACAATCACGATCAATACAACGAGTATCCATTTCAGTAATTATCGTCATTCAATCTCTTTTCCTGGCGCAGCTGAGGGGCATAATTATCCGTGTGAACGAGTTTTCTCAGTTTGTCCGCGAAATCACAGTGGATCAACAGCGGCTGAGAACAAgatattaatagatttatctgaatcttattaaaaaaaaaaaaaaaaaaaaaaacatgcgaTATCGTCTGATCTTGTCTgtacaatttatacaaaattaatcatatttcaaAACGGAGAcgacacaattattattataaaatttacttgttCGTCCGCGCTTCCATGTATCAGCATCTTCAGCCTCTTGAATTCACCGCTGTTCAAACGCTCGTCCGCTAGAGTCGAGATTTCTGGCGGGCTCGGAAAATCGGATCTTTTGCCGTTGGTCCATCCGCGACTGTATTGGAATGTTTGGCAAAGCCCACTGCTTACAACCAACGACAGGACAAAAAGAACCAATATGCATTTGATCGTCATCTGAAAAAGGCAAATACGGCGGTGACGGGGACAACGTGTTTCCTCCAGAACTCCAGATaataagaaaggaagaaatgaGAGACGGGAGGAGGGCGATCGATATATCGGTGGAACGCTTCTCTTCAAACATTCGCCGTATTAGTACGTTAAATAATTGCGCAAGGGCGAGCAATTCTTCTCGGAACGTATTGACAGCTCTCAAAGACACACGACTAATGACTTTTAAACGTTAATTATCGCGGTAACGCGCTCGAATATAATTCGACGGATATGATTAAAGCAGTCCTTCACTTTTTATTGACTTGCGAACTTACCGATTTTGCCGATTTGCAGCTGACTGGATTTTATACAGGCTATCCATTATTATTGGAGACAAGCGCGCGAGGGAGAGAGAAGTAACTTGATTGACCGcgataattgcaatttttaattctaatatcgGAAATATTCCTGCAACGTGTTAGCGTCACGAATCGAGCTTTCGGAATGTCATGCAATCGTAATCGAATATCGTTTTGTCAGTAAGAACAGCGAAGGAAGAGGAAGTCTTAGCTCGCGTTTTCAGCGTTGAACGAAGGCGAAGGAAAAACAATAGGTCTATAACTAAGTCACGATAGACTTATCGAGGCAATGATCCGTGCAAAGCCGTGCAACTTCAAATTGCGCGATCGCGAGTTTATTGttcgcttcttttttttttttttcgccgggatattatttttgataaaacacCAATCGATTGACGATGACGCAAGCATTACGGTGAAACGATATGCTCCATCGCCAACTGCTTTCTTTCCTCATTCACGCATTTTTAGATTATTCGTTGATCAAAAATTGttcaatgaaatatttgttcATATTTCTTTCTCGTTTTATACAGAtatgaaacatttaaatatttattgtatatttgaactattataataactttaaaattcttGCTGTATATTTGTCTCTTTATTAAACTAGTTGTTaccgtataataaaaaaaaatgacacgtTTATTGCACCGACACGTGTGTACGAGAGGAGAGGaacatttttcgaaaattttcagAACCCGCGCTCGGCTTTGTTCCGCGTGCTAATTTTAAGAGGACCATTAACGTTACGAGCGCGTCCCTGGTCATTAAGATAAGCGTAAGTGCTACTAAGTGTCCGAGCGGATAAGAGACGTGACCGGCATCTCCGTTGTATAGGAGTGAAGCATCCGAGTCGCTCCGGGAAACACCAATAAACCATGCGGTGCGTCGCGCgtttactaataatattaaatgacgtttaatttgtaacaaaacaagagagagagagagagaggggggggggggacagATTTCTCAGAACAACTTGGAACATTGCACGGCGCGAGATGACATGattatcgattaattattcttcAGGTG from Anoplolepis gracilipes chromosome 6, ASM4749672v1, whole genome shotgun sequence harbors:
- the Crz gene encoding pro-corazonin; the protein is MTIKCILVLFVLSLVVSSGLCQTFQYSRGWTNGKRSDFPSPPEISTLADERLNSGEFKRLKMLIHGSADEQPLLIHCDFADKLRKLVHTDNYAPQLRQEKRLNDDNY